In the genome of Variovorax sp. PAMC26660, the window CAAGCAGACGCAAAATTCTTCTCCGTTTCGAGGGCGGGCTGCAAAAGGTGCCCGGCCTCGGTGGCGCAAAGCTTAGTGCCGCATCCGGGGCGCAAGCTGAAGGGATCATGAATGCCTGATGAATGGCCGATGGGGCAATGCATTCACAACAAGCTGTGCGGCGGCATCCATAAAAAAGGGGATGGTGGGCAGGAGGGGGTCATCGAAGAATCGCCACGCTCGTGTGACGAGTTGATTCTTTTGTTTGACCTCCTTCATCCAGAACCCTCCATGAAAACAAATTCTGCGACCCCGGCTGCTTCGAACCAGTTCTACAAGACGACGCGCTGCGCATGCGCCGTGGCGCTCCTGATCTCGCTCGTCGCCTGCGGTGGGGGCGGAGGCGGCGGCGGCGGCGAGTTCGCCGGCTTTCCCGTCGGCGGGGGCAACACCCCGCCGGCGAGCGATCCGCCGGCCGTGGCCCAGGGCTTCTCGGGCACGGCGGCCGCCGGCCTGCCGCTGTCGGGCAGCGTGACCGTGAAGGACGCGAAGGGCGCCACCAAGACGGTGCCGCTGTCGACCGACGGCAGCTACAAGGTCGACGTGACCGGCATGACCGGGCCCTTCGTCTTTCGCGCCGAAGGCACGGTGGGCGGCCAGCGCACGGTGATCCACTCGGCGGCCACCCCCGCCGATGCCAACGGCACCATCAACATCACGCCGCTGACCGACCTCGTGGTGGCCAACATCGCGGGCCGGCTGGCCGACAAGTACTTCGACAGCGGCGACTTCGGCTCGCTGACGGCGGCCGAGCTGAAGGCTGAGTCCGAAGGCCTGAAGGCCAAGCTGCTGCCGGTGCTGCTGGCCATGGGCGTGGACGCGAGCATCGACCTGCTGCGCACCGCCTTCACGCCGCTGTCGAGCGCACTGGACAAGGCGCTGGACGTGCTGCGCGTGAGCGTGGACCCGGTGACCAACGTGGCAACCATCACCAACATCGTGACGCAGCAGCAACTGGTGGACGACCTGGCCGTGAAGGCCGCCGCCGAAACCGCGACCACACCGCTGAGCGGCGATGGCATGGCCACGGCGGCGGACGACATCACGCTGATCCGCAAGGTGCTGTCGGACTACGTGGGCAAGTTCGCGAATGGGTTGCCGTCGCCGGCCGAACTGACGCCGCTGCTGACGAGCACGGACCCTGTCACCGGCGCCTACGACTTCCGTTCTTCCGACATGACCGCGGCCGACTTCGTCAATGAATCGGCGGCGGACGTGAACCTCGTCGGCGCCAGCTTCGCGGATGTGGTGATCCAGAAGATCAACTACACCATCGACGCCAACAACCAGAGCCCGCGCGCCTTTGTCGAATTCACGCACAAGGACAAGAACGGCGTGGCCTTCAGCAACAACCAGGGCATGCAGATCGTGAAGGGCACGGACGGCACCTGGCGGCTGCGCGGCGACGGGCGCGTGCTGGACCTCAATCCGCACGTTCAGGCCATCAAGGACAACGCAACGGGCTGCGTGAGCTCCGCGCTCCAGTTCTCCATCAAGGACCTGGATACGGGCAACAGCGGCAACGTCGCTTCGGTGGTCGTGACCGGGCCGGGGCTTCCTTCGGCCGGCCTGCGCCATATGCGCCCATCGAGCGGAGGCCTCTGGTTCCTGCAGGGTTCCAGCAACAACAATTTCTTCTACCTGGCGTCGAACTGCAGCAACCTGCCCCCAGGGTTCGTGGCAATGGCCGAGAGCGATATCGCTGCGATTCCCGCGAGCCCCGAGTACACATTCACGGCGTACAAGAGCGACGGCGTGACGATCGCGCAGCGCGGCGGCTTCGACATCGTCTACAAGCACCGCTTCCACGGCCGTCCGCTCACGCTGGCGGAAACTTCCGCCGTTGCCTTCCCGAGCTTCACGACCTCGCCGGCCCTGGCTTCCTACAACGGTGGGGGTGACTTCACGGTCAGTGCAACGGGCCTGAACCCCGGCTTTTCTGCGGAGTTCTTCCTGAACCTGATGACGGGCCCTTCCACCGGATCGCAGGACCAGTCCGACGTGGCGCCATCGACCGCGGGTGCCGCGTCGAAGACCTTCAATCTGCCGCTCGTGTCGGGTCCGTTCGCCTACCGGAACATGTATGTCAGCACGCGTGACGTGAACTGGCGCGACATCGTGGTTCGCGATCAGAACTGATGACGCATCCGACGCATTGAAAAAGCCCTCGGAAGGGGGCTTTTTGCCGAGGGGAGGAGAGAAAGGGCTACTGCTGCAGCAGCCCGTTGAGGTAGGGCTCCGGATTGACGGCGTTGCCGTTCTTGCGGATCTCGAAGCGCAGCTTCACGCGGTCGGCGTTGCTCTTGCCCATCTCGGCGATCTTTTCGCCCTGGCGCACCACCGCGTTTTCCTTCACGAGGATGGCGCTCAGGTGGGCGTAGGCGGTGAGGTAGGTCTCGTTGTGCTTGACGATCACCATGTTGCCGTAGGCCGGCAGCTCGCCACCCACGTACACCACGCGGCCATCGGCCGAGGCGACGACTGCATCGCCCAGGTTGCCGGCGATGTCGATGCCCTTGTTGCTCACGCCGTCGAAGCGCGAGATGACGCTGCCGCCCGCGGGCCGGATGAACAGGGCCTGGCGCTGCGCGGGTGGCGCTACGCCAGGGCCGGTGCGCTGGGGCGTGAGATCGACCGTTGTGCAGGCTGCGAGGCTCGCGGCCATCAGCGCTGCGGCGGCGGAACGGAAAACAAAAGTCTGAAGGTGCATGGCGCTGTGTTGGAACGGATTCGTTGGGGAGGGTTCCTTCGGCTTGGCGCGCAGGGCGTGCCAACCGGACGATGCTAGCAAACTCGTGCGCCGACCCTTCCAGAAGAACCTTGCGCGAAGGGCCATTGAGCGCTGCTGTTACTTGAGCGGGATCGGCGTGCCACGGTCGATGGGCACCGCCGTCACGCTGTTCTTGGGCGAGCCGTCGATCAGCAGGTCGGAGTAGGTCAGGTAGACCAGTGTGTTGCGCTTGGCATCAACCATGCGAACCACGCGCAGGCGCTTGAACAGCACCGACAGCCGTTCGCTATAGACCTCCTCGCGCTTGGGCAGCGGCTGCGTGATGCTGACCGGGCCGACCTGGCGGCAGGCGATGGAGGCCTCGGCCTTGTCCTCGGCCACGCCGAAGGCGCCGGCCAGCCCGCCGGTCTTGGCGCGCGAAACGTAGCAGGTCACGCCGCTGACCTTGGGGTCGTCATAGGCTTCGATCACGATCTTGTGGTCGGGGCCGATGAGCTTGAAGGCGGTGTCGACTTCGCCCACCGTTTCCCCCTTGGCCGCCGACGCCGCCAGCGCAAAGCCGAGGCTGGCGCCATAGAGGAGGGTGGCGCGGAGTGTCTTGTTCATGGATGTCGTCAAACGATGCTGAGTTCGTGCACGCGGTCGAAACTGCCGCGCCGCCGGTCTTCGAAGAAACGCTCCAGCGCTTCGCGCACGGTGCGAAAGGCGATCTCGTCCCAGGGAATTTCTGCCTCGGTGAAGAGCTTCGCCTCGATGGTCTCGTGGCCCGGATCGAAGCGGTCGTCGAGCAGGCGGGCACGGTAGAACAGGTGGACCTGGCCCACGCGCACCACGCTGATCACCGCGAACAGGCTTTCCATCTCGAAATTGGCGCCGGCTTCTTCGGTCGTCTCGCGGGCGGCGCCCTGGGCGGTCGATTCCTCCAGCTCCATGAAGCCGGCCGGCAACGTCCACTTGCCCCAGCGCGGCTCGATGTTGCGCTTGCACAGCAGCACCTTGTCGCCCAGCACGGGGATGGTGCCCACCACGTTCAGCGGGTTCTCGTAGTGGATCGTGTGGCAGGCCGGGCAGACGGCACGCGGCTTGGTGTCACCGTCGTCCGGAATACGGTAGACCACCGCGGTGCCGCAGTTCTTGCAATGCTTGATGGGTACGCGCAGGAGCATGTGGCCGTCTTCGTCGTGGGTCTTCAGACGACCTTGACGGTCAGCTTCGGCAGGCCCGCCACTTCACCCACCAGGGTGTCGCCGGCCACCACGGCGGCCACGCCTTCGGGCGTGCCGGTGAAGATCAGGTCGCCGGGTTGCAGCTCCCAGGCGGCCGAGAGGTGTTCGATGGTTTCGGCCACGTTCCAGATCAGCTTGCTCACGTTGCTGCGCTGGCGGTCGGTGCCGTTGACCTGCACGGAGATTTCTGCCTTTTCGGCATCGCCGGCCTGTGCCACGGGCACGATCGGGCCGATGGGCGCGCTTTGCTCGAAGCTCTTGCCGATGTCCCAGGGGCGGCCCTGTTTCTTCATTTCGCCCTGCAGGTCGCGGCGCGTCATGTCTAGGCCGACGGCGTAGCCGTAGATGTGCTTGTGCGCGTCCGCTGCCAAGATGTTCTTGCCGCCAGTACCGATGGCGACCACGAGTTCGATCTCGTGGTGCAGGTTCTTGGTGAGCGTGGGATAGGCCATGGTGCCGGTCTGGCCCGCATCGACCACCACCACCGCGTCGGCGGGCTTCATGAAGAAGAAGGGCGGCTCGCGGCCGGTGAAGCCCATTTCCTTGGCGTGATCTTCGTAGTTGCGGCCCACGCAATAAATGCGGTGCACCGGAAAGCGGGCCGGCTGGCCGACCACCGGAATCGAAACCGTGGCGGGCGGGGCGAAAACAAACTCGGAAGCCATTGCGACGTGTCCTTTGTCAGCGAAACCTGTGGGGGAGACCGGCAGTGTGCCAGAGGCAGGGCGCGGTTGCCTCGGTGGCGCACCGGGATCGGCGGGCGGACCACAATAGACGCCCCGTGCCGTT includes:
- a CDS encoding murein hydrolase activator EnvC family protein, producing the protein MHLQTFVFRSAAAALMAASLAACTTVDLTPQRTGPGVAPPAQRQALFIRPAGGSVISRFDGVSNKGIDIAGNLGDAVVASADGRVVYVGGELPAYGNMVIVKHNETYLTAYAHLSAILVKENAVVRQGEKIAEMGKSNADRVKLRFEIRKNGNAVNPEPYLNGLLQQ
- a CDS encoding CreA family protein translates to MNKTLRATLLYGASLGFALAASAAKGETVGEVDTAFKLIGPDHKIVIEAYDDPKVSGVTCYVSRAKTGGLAGAFGVAEDKAEASIACRQVGPVSITQPLPKREEVYSERLSVLFKRLRVVRMVDAKRNTLVYLTYSDLLIDGSPKNSVTAVPIDRGTPIPLK
- a CDS encoding NUDIX hydrolase; protein product: MLLRVPIKHCKNCGTAVVYRIPDDGDTKPRAVCPACHTIHYENPLNVVGTIPVLGDKVLLCKRNIEPRWGKWTLPAGFMELEESTAQGAARETTEEAGANFEMESLFAVISVVRVGQVHLFYRARLLDDRFDPGHETIEAKLFTEAEIPWDEIAFRTVREALERFFEDRRRGSFDRVHELSIV
- a CDS encoding fumarylacetoacetate hydrolase family protein, encoding MASEFVFAPPATVSIPVVGQPARFPVHRIYCVGRNYEDHAKEMGFTGREPPFFFMKPADAVVVVDAGQTGTMAYPTLTKNLHHEIELVVAIGTGGKNILAADAHKHIYGYAVGLDMTRRDLQGEMKKQGRPWDIGKSFEQSAPIGPIVPVAQAGDAEKAEISVQVNGTDRQRSNVSKLIWNVAETIEHLSAAWELQPGDLIFTGTPEGVAAVVAGDTLVGEVAGLPKLTVKVV